From a single Myotis daubentonii chromosome 5, mMyoDau2.1, whole genome shotgun sequence genomic region:
- the LOC132236154 gene encoding serine/threonine-protein kinase MARK2-like: protein MCDFFEDTSAKVDCQFGNYALLSNIGRGSFGQVRVARHLLTSMKVAVKIVNCEDPADVAEEIYCLKELNHPNIIKLFEVVNTNHQVYMFMEYAWGAPFRQLLSAVQYCHQKHIVHRDIKPENILLDIGLNIKLADFGLSAVFMEEKLSTFCGTPNYKAPELFQLEPYDGPKVDVWSMGVVLYKMLTGVRPFVGETLEQLTEHILSGDFSIPSFLSVPCHTLLKTMIDIDPGRRPTLGIIMQDGWVNIGEAEEMTPYIEPP from the exons atgtgtgatttttttgagGACACCTCAGCCAAAGTGGACTGCCAGTTTGGCAACTATGCCCTCCTCAGTAACATCGGGAGGGGCTCCTTTGGACAGGTGCGAGTGGCCCGGCACCTCCTAACCAGCATGAAGGTGGCGGTGAAAATAGTCAACTGTGAAGATCCCGCAGACGTGGCCGAAGAAATTTATTGTCTGAAAGAACTAAACCACCCGAACATCATAAAATTATTTGAGGTGGTCAACACCAACCACCAGGTATACATGTTTATGGAATATGCCTGGGGAG CCCCATTCCGGCAGCTGCTGTCGGCCGTCCAGTACTGTCACCAAAAACATATCGTCCACCGGGACATAAAACCCGAAAACATCCTGCTGGACATTGGGTTGAATATAAAACTGGCTGACTTCGGACTGAGTGCTGTGTTCATGGAGGAAAAACTCAGCACCTTCTGTGGCACTCCCAACTATAAGGCCCCAGAATTGTTCCAGCTTGAACCATACGACGGCCCGAAGGTGGACGTCTGGAGCATGGGAGTCGTGCTCTACAAGATGCTGACCGGAGTACGTCCGTTTGTGGGAGAAACCTTGGAACAACTCACGGAGCACATCTTGAGTGGGGACTTTTCTATTCCGTCTTTTCTATCTGTACCGTGCCACACACTATTAAAGACGATGATCGACATCGACCCCGGCCGAAGACCGACCCTGGGAATTATTATGCAAGATGGCTGGGTGAATATCGGGGAGGCAGAGGAAATGACCCCATACATAGAACCACCGTGA